The Acidimicrobiia bacterium nucleotide sequence CGGCGGCTGGAGGCCCCAGTCGCGCACGTCGAAGCTCCTCGTCCCGGTGATGCGCAGTGAGTCGTCGGGGGTGATGGTGAGGACACCCTCCGCCTCGACCGTCTCCCCCATGGCCTCGATGGTCCCCGCCGTCGCGTAGGTGTGTTCGTCGGTCTTCGTGAGCGTGCTCACGACGGCCGTGATCTCGGGGTGGCGCTTCGTGTCGAGGCGCCGTCGGGTCTCGCGGTCGATGAGCGGGTTCCCGGAGCGCAACTCGCCGAGCGGGACGTGCAGCTCACCCTCCTGCCTGTCGAGGTCGAGGAACCCGGTGAGGCCGGCCGTCGACGTGTGGATGGGGTGGACACTGGAGCTGGCGTCGAGCGCGATGGTCGACTCCCCGGGGACGAACTCGTAGCGCGCCATCAGCTTGCTCCGTCACTCCAGCGTCGCCGCGACCGCAGCGGCGGCCTCGATCGTCCGGTCGACATCCGACGTCGTGTGGGCGACCGAGGTGAACATCACCTCATAGCCGCTCGGGGCGAGAGCGACACCGGCGTCGAGCATGCCGTGGAACCACCGCGCGTAACGGTCGTGGTCGGCCGCCTGGGCCTCCTGGTAGTTGGTGACATCGCCACTCGTGAAGAACAGACCTGCCAGCGTCCCGACGCGGACGACATGCGCGGGCACCCTTGCCGCTTCGAACGCCTCGGTCAGGCCGCCCGCGAGGAGAGCGACCGTGGCCTCGAGAGCGGTGTAGATCTCCGGGGTGAGGCTCCCGAGCGCCGCCGACCCGGCCGCGGTGGCGAGGGGGTTCCCCGAGAGGGTGCCGGCCTGGTAGACGGCGCCGAGCGGCGCGAGGTGGTCCATGAGGTCGGCGCGCCCGCCCACGGCGGCGAGCGGCAGCCCACCGCCGATGACCTTGCCCATCATCGTGAGGTCGGGTGTGAGGCCGAAACGCTCCTGGGCCCCACCGGGCCCGAGGCGGAACCCTGTGATCACCTCGTCGAAGATGAGCACGGTGCCGTGCTTCGTGCACAGCTCGCGGATGCTCTCGAGGAAGTCGGGCTTCGGAGCGACGAGACCCATGTTGGCCGCGACCGGCTCGACGAGCACGGCCGCGAGATCCTCACCGTGCTCGTCGAAGGCGGCGTCGAGCGCCGCGGCGTCGTTGTAGGCCACGACGACGGTGTCGGACACGGTCCCGGGCGTGACGCCGGCGGAGTCGGGCAGCCCGAGCGTGGCGAGCCCGCTCCCGGCCGCGACGAGCAGGGCATCGAGGTGGCCGTGGTAGCAGCCGGCGAACTTGAGGATCTTCGCCCGGCCGGTTGCACCACGTGCGAGGCGCACGGCGGTCATGCCGGCCTCCGTGCCGGAGTTGACGAGGCGCACCTTGTCGACCGACGCCACTCTGTCCACGATCGCCTCGGCCAACTCGACCTCGCGCACGGTCGGCGCGCCGAACGACGTCCCCTCGGCAGCGGCGGCCTGCACGGCCTCCACGATGGGCGGCGCGGCGTGCCCGAGGATCGAGGCGCCCCACGACTGCACGTAGTCGATCCGGCGCACACCGGCCTCATCGGTGAGATACGCCCCCTCACCGCTGCGCACGAACACGGGATCGCCACCCACCGAGCCGAAGGCCCGTACCGGCGAGTTGACGCCTCCGGGGATGACCCGGCGCGCACGGTCGAACGGGGTGTCGCTCACCCCTCGAGACGTTCCGCGATGTCGCGGGCTGCGTAGGTGAGGATGAAGTCGGCGCCCGCACGCTTGATGGCTGTGAGGTGCTCGAGCATCACGGCGTCACCGTCGATCCAGCCGTTGGCAGCAGCCGCGTGCACCATCGAGTACTCGCCACTCGTGTGGTATGCCGCCACCGGCACGTCGAAGGTGTCGCGCACGGCCGCGACCACGTCGAGGTAGGCGAGGGCGGGTTTCACCATCACCATGTCGGCTCCCTCGGCGATGTCGAGCGCCACCTCGGAGATGGCCTCACGCCCGTTCGGTGGGTCCATCTGGTAGCTGCGCCGGTCGCCGAACGACGGCGCGCACTCGGCGGCGTCGCGGAACGGGCCGTAGAGGGCGGACGCGTACTTCGCCGAGTAGGCGAGTATCGGTGTGTCGCCGTGACCGCCGGCGTCGAGTGCCGCACGGATCGCGCCGACCTGCCCGTCCATCATCCCCGACGGTGCCACGACGTGCGCACCGGCGTCGGCCTGGACGACGGCCGTCGAGGCGTAGCGCTCGAGCGTGGCGTCGTTGTCGACCTCGCCGTCGTCGTCCACGATTCCGCAGTGGCCGTGATCGGTGTACTCGTCGAGGCAGCAGTCGGCGATGAGCACCAGGTCGTCGCCCACCTCGCTACGAAGCTCCCGCAGCGCCACAGCGAGGATCCCGTCGGGGTCGTCGGCGGCCGATCCCGCGGCGTCCTTGTGGGCGGGCACACCGAAGATCGTGACGGCGGGCAGTCCGAGGTCGGCCAGAGCGCGGGCCTCCTTGCGGAGGCTCTCCACCGTGTGCTGGACGACGCCCGGCATGGAGCCGACCGGCTCGGGGGCGTCGAGGCCCTCCTTCACGAAGAGCGGCGCGACGAGATCGGAGCGCTGCACGGTCGCTTCGGCGGTGAGGCGGCGCAGGGCGGCGGTCCGCCGGAGACGCCGGGGACGCTGATCGGGGAAGCCCATCGGCCCCGAGGTTACCGGGCTGATGAGGTCGGGCTTCTAGGCTCGCTGCGTGGCCGACACCCCCGAACCACCTCCGCCCGGCCCTCCCCCCGGTTGGTACGACGACCCCTGGGGTCAGGCATCCAAGCGTTGGTGGGACGGCACGCAGTGGACCCACCACACGCAGACTGCGGGCGCGTCGGGTTCGGGAGGGGGAGGCCTCCGCGCCCGTCTGGAAGCGGAGCAGGCGTCCGCCGGGTGGGCCCGCTCGCTGATCATCTGGGGCGGCGTCGCACAGGCGACGTCGTCGGTCACGTCCGCGATCATCCTCCCCGACATCGTCGACGACATCCGTCGGAGCATCGACACGGGCGAGACCACGGCCTTCACCGGCGGGAACGCCGTCGCGAACTCCCTCAACCAGATCGCCTCGCTCGTGCTACTGGCCGTGGGAATCGTCTTTCTCGTGTGGTTCTACCGGGCACTCACCTTCGCCGCCGACGCAGGACTGCCCGCCAAGCGCACTCCCGGGTGGGGTGTGGCCGGCTTCATCATTCCGATCGTCAACTTCTGGTTCCCCTACCGCTCCGCCGTCGACGCCCTCCCGGCCGGGCACCCGGCGCTGCCTCACGTCCTGCGGTGGTGGTTGCTGTGGATCGCCAGCAGCCTGCTCGTGATCTTCGTCATCGTCGCCGCCCTCTTCTCGACCGCCGTCATGTGGGTCGCCGCGGCGGTGAGCGTCGCGGTGTCGATGTACGCCGCCTATGCGGCCCGCGAGGTCATCGACGAGATCACCGCCGCCCACACCGAGATGTACTCCGGCTGACCCCCGACCCCCTCGCAAAGGGCCAACCCCTCGCCAGGTTGGTGCGATTTCCGAGCCATGGGCCAGGTTTTCGCACCATCTCGGCGGGGTGGAAAAGGGGGCGGGCTAGGAGTTGCCGAGCAGGTCGACCACAGCGGTGACGAGGCCGTTGATGGTGTGCTCCGACGCCTCGGCGGTCGGCGGGAGCCCGACCTGTCTCGCGGTCGCCGACGTGATCGGGCCGATGGACACCACCGCCGGAACCGGATCCGGCACGCCGACGACGTCGACGAAGTTGGTGACCGTCGACGACGACGTGAACGTCACGCAGTCGACCCGCCCCTCCCGCACCAGTTCCAGCGACACGGGATCGGGCTCGACGCGGGTCGTGCGGTAGACGGGAAGGACGTCGACGCCGTAGCCGCGCTCACTCAACCCGTCGGGGAGCACGTCGCGCGCTTCGGCGGCGCGCGGAATGAGCACCTCGGCGCCGTTGCCTTCGGCCGGCAGGGCATCGAGCAACGACTCCGCCACGAATCGCTCCGGCACGACGTCGACCGACACACCGCGCTGCGCGAGTGCCTCCGCCGTCCCGGGGCCGATGGCCGCCACCCGGGAGCGGCCCAGCGCGCGGGCGTCGAGCCCTGCGGCTGCGAGCCCGCGCTCGAAGAAGGCGCGGACGCCGTTGGCCGACGTGAACACGATCCACCGGTAGGCACCCAGGTCGGGCAGGGAGAACGAGACCTCGTCGATCCGGATCGTCGGGAGCTCCACGACCTGTGCCCCGAGAGCCTCGAGCCGCTGCCGCAGGCCGCTCGCCTGCTCGCGGGCACGCGTCACGACGACCGTACGGCCGAACAGCGGCCGCCGCTCGAACCAGCCGAGGTCGAGGTCGGCAACCGCACCGACCACGATCACCGACGGGGGCGACAGCCCCGGAAGGCCGGCGTCAGCCACCTCGCCGAGGGTGCTGCGGCGGCTCTCCTGGTCGGGATGTGTCGCGCGGGTCACCGCGGCGACGGGGGTGGAGGTGTCGCGCCCGCCGGCGACGAGCCGCCGGGCGATCTCCTCGATCCGTCCGACGCCCATGAGGATCACGAGCGTGCCTCCCGCCGCCGCCAGGGCCTCCCAGTCGACGTCGGTGCGGCCCTTCGTGGGGTCCTCGTGGCCGGTGACCACCGTGACGTGCGTCGAGAGGCCCCGGTGTGTGACGGGGATCCCGGCGTAGGCGGGTGCCGAGACAGCCGACGTGATGCCCGGCACCACCTCGAACTCGACGCCGGCGTCCTCGAGTGCCTGGGCCTCCTCGCCGCCACGGCCGAACACGAACGGATCGCCGCCCTTGAGCCGCACGACACGCTTCCCCGCCGAGCCGAGGCGCACGAGGGTCTCGTTGATCTCGTCCTGGGTCATCGCGACGTCACCGGGTGCCTTGCCGACGAAGATGCGCTCGGCGTCGAGCGGCACCAGGTCGAGGAGCTCCTGCGACGCGAGGCGGTCGTAGACGACGGCTTCCGCCGCGCGCAGCAGCTCTGCGCCGCGCACCGTGAGCAGGCCGGGATCGCCGGGACCGGCGCCGACGAGCGCGACGCTCATTCTGGAACCCCCAGGCCCGCATCCTCGAGGACGCGCGCTCCGCCCTGATGGAGGAGCTCCCCGGCCGCGGTGATACCCACATCCTCGGGGTCGTCGCCGCTGCACTCCGTGCGCAGGACGATGTGCCCGTCGAGCGACGCCAGCAGTGCGCGGAGGAGAACGCCG carries:
- the cobA gene encoding uroporphyrinogen-III C-methyltransferase — its product is MSVALVGAGPGDPGLLTVRGAELLRAAEAVVYDRLASQELLDLVPLDAERIFVGKAPGDVAMTQDEINETLVRLGSAGKRVVRLKGGDPFVFGRGGEEAQALEDAGVEFEVVPGITSAVSAPAYAGIPVTHRGLSTHVTVVTGHEDPTKGRTDVDWEALAAAGGTLVILMGVGRIEEIARRLVAGGRDTSTPVAAVTRATHPDQESRRSTLGEVADAGLPGLSPPSVIVVGAVADLDLGWFERRPLFGRTVVVTRAREQASGLRQRLEALGAQVVELPTIRIDEVSFSLPDLGAYRWIVFTSANGVRAFFERGLAAAGLDARALGRSRVAAIGPGTAEALAQRGVSVDVVPERFVAESLLDALPAEGNGAEVLIPRAAEARDVLPDGLSERGYGVDVLPVYRTTRVEPDPVSLELVREGRVDCVTFTSSSTVTNFVDVVGVPDPVPAVVSIGPITSATARQVGLPPTAEASEHTINGLVTAVVDLLGNS
- a CDS encoding YceI family protein produces the protein MARYEFVPGESTIALDASSSVHPIHTSTAGLTGFLDLDRQEGELHVPLGELRSGNPLIDRETRRRLDTKRHPEITAVVSTLTKTDEHTYATAGTIEAMGETVEAEGVLTITPDDSLRITGTRSFDVRDWGLQPPKLLMVKVHPDVTAHISLLARPS
- a CDS encoding DUF4328 domain-containing protein, coding for MADTPEPPPPGPPPGWYDDPWGQASKRWWDGTQWTHHTQTAGASGSGGGGLRARLEAEQASAGWARSLIIWGGVAQATSSVTSAIILPDIVDDIRRSIDTGETTAFTGGNAVANSLNQIASLVLLAVGIVFLVWFYRALTFAADAGLPAKRTPGWGVAGFIIPIVNFWFPYRSAVDALPAGHPALPHVLRWWLLWIASSLLVIFVIVAALFSTAVMWVAAAVSVAVSMYAAYAAREVIDEITAAHTEMYSG
- the hemL gene encoding glutamate-1-semialdehyde 2,1-aminomutase — encoded protein: MSDTPFDRARRVIPGGVNSPVRAFGSVGGDPVFVRSGEGAYLTDEAGVRRIDYVQSWGASILGHAAPPIVEAVQAAAAEGTSFGAPTVREVELAEAIVDRVASVDKVRLVNSGTEAGMTAVRLARGATGRAKILKFAGCYHGHLDALLVAAGSGLATLGLPDSAGVTPGTVSDTVVVAYNDAAALDAAFDEHGEDLAAVLVEPVAANMGLVAPKPDFLESIRELCTKHGTVLIFDEVITGFRLGPGGAQERFGLTPDLTMMGKVIGGGLPLAAVGGRADLMDHLAPLGAVYQAGTLSGNPLATAAGSAALGSLTPEIYTALEATVALLAGGLTEAFEAARVPAHVVRVGTLAGLFFTSGDVTNYQEAQAADHDRYARWFHGMLDAGVALAPSGYEVMFTSVAHTTSDVDRTIEAAAAVAATLE
- the hemB gene encoding porphobilinogen synthase, which produces MGFPDQRPRRLRRTAALRRLTAEATVQRSDLVAPLFVKEGLDAPEPVGSMPGVVQHTVESLRKEARALADLGLPAVTIFGVPAHKDAAGSAADDPDGILAVALRELRSEVGDDLVLIADCCLDEYTDHGHCGIVDDDGEVDNDATLERYASTAVVQADAGAHVVAPSGMMDGQVGAIRAALDAGGHGDTPILAYSAKYASALYGPFRDAAECAPSFGDRRSYQMDPPNGREAISEVALDIAEGADMVMVKPALAYLDVVAAVRDTFDVPVAAYHTSGEYSMVHAAAANGWIDGDAVMLEHLTAIKRAGADFILTYAARDIAERLEG